A stretch of the Bdellovibrio sp. 22V genome encodes the following:
- the mazG gene encoding nucleoside triphosphate pyrophosphohydrolase has protein sequence MAQIPSNLRQIESLVEIVSRLRGPDGCPWDKEQTHQSLTQYAIEEAHELVEVLEHPSEGPAKDQKIKEELGDVLFQVVLHSQLASERGAFTLQDVIAAISEKLLRRHPHVFAGAQVADTDEVIRNWESIKKAEKAMAVSLDGGVSESPYALNVPPLPALQRAYKIGKRTEKLQFDWDDAEGVMLKVEEEFEELREALEEGSEAEIEHELGDVLFSLAQLGRHLEMEPEQVLRRANQRFEGRFTKMIELAQLAGKDWGSLTLPEKEEFWQKAKELLKKK, from the coding sequence ATGGCACAAATTCCCTCTAACTTACGTCAAATTGAGTCCTTAGTCGAGATCGTATCGCGTCTGCGCGGGCCCGATGGTTGTCCTTGGGATAAGGAGCAAACTCATCAGTCTTTGACTCAGTACGCAATCGAAGAAGCCCATGAACTGGTGGAAGTTTTAGAGCATCCCTCGGAAGGCCCTGCTAAAGATCAAAAAATCAAAGAGGAACTGGGAGATGTTTTATTCCAAGTGGTTCTTCATTCGCAACTCGCATCTGAGCGTGGAGCTTTTACTCTGCAGGACGTGATCGCTGCGATTTCTGAGAAACTCTTGCGTCGTCACCCGCATGTATTCGCAGGCGCGCAGGTCGCAGACACCGATGAGGTCATTCGTAACTGGGAATCGATCAAGAAAGCGGAGAAAGCCATGGCTGTTTCTTTGGATGGCGGCGTTTCGGAATCTCCGTATGCTTTGAACGTGCCTCCGCTCCCCGCTTTGCAACGCGCTTACAAAATAGGCAAACGCACCGAGAAATTGCAATTCGACTGGGATGACGCCGAAGGCGTGATGTTGAAAGTGGAAGAAGAGTTTGAAGAGCTGCGTGAAGCTTTGGAAGAAGGCTCTGAAGCTGAGATTGAACATGAACTGGGTGATGTCTTGTTTTCATTGGCGCAACTAGGACGTCATTTGGAAATGGAACCCGAACAAGTTTTGCGTCGAGCGAATCAGCGTTTTGAAGGTCGCTTCACGAAGATGATCGAACTTGCGCAACTTGCGGGGAAAGATTGGGGTTCGTTGACTTTGCCTGAGAAGGAAGAGTTCTGGCAGAAGGCGAAAGAGTTGTTGAAGAAGAAGTAG
- a CDS encoding HNH endonuclease signature motif containing protein — protein sequence MKIQFLSNEELEQNLKSLVKQERELLSVILEHIQEVERRKLYLKMAYPSLFEYLTKNLGYSAGSAQRRIDAARLSKEIPELSAALETGALNLSLVSLVQKALRQNKKEAKISINTDEKRELLNHLAGKSFEESQVLVAQAFNMEVLTASKVQHQADASVRLELSFTRTQWEKLEQMRMLLSHSLPNGSWSDVFEYLADKVIVQKTKIADRKTNNPQRHSNERQCANQIQIRNENQTGEVNQVNSGQVGNGLEGDLRRKPIPAATRKTLLSKNSCCQFVDKKTGRKCTSKWQLEIDHIRPIWAGGSDHPGNLRVLCSNHNKYLYKTQTNIKR from the coding sequence ATGAAGATTCAATTCCTATCAAACGAAGAGCTCGAACAAAATTTAAAATCTTTAGTTAAACAAGAGCGTGAACTTTTGTCCGTGATTCTTGAACATATTCAAGAAGTGGAGCGCCGAAAGCTTTACCTCAAAATGGCGTATCCAAGTTTGTTTGAGTACCTGACGAAGAATCTTGGTTACTCTGCAGGGAGTGCTCAGCGCCGTATCGATGCCGCTCGTCTATCCAAAGAAATCCCTGAACTGAGTGCCGCGTTGGAAACGGGGGCACTGAATTTATCTCTAGTAAGTCTTGTCCAAAAAGCTCTTCGTCAAAACAAAAAGGAAGCGAAGATTTCAATAAACACCGATGAAAAAAGAGAGTTACTTAATCACCTCGCGGGAAAGTCCTTCGAAGAGTCCCAAGTTTTGGTGGCGCAAGCTTTCAACATGGAAGTTCTGACCGCCAGCAAAGTGCAACATCAGGCTGATGCGTCAGTAAGACTTGAACTGAGCTTCACAAGAACACAATGGGAAAAGCTCGAACAAATGCGAATGCTTTTGTCGCATTCACTGCCAAATGGAAGTTGGTCAGATGTTTTTGAATATCTCGCCGATAAAGTGATTGTTCAGAAAACGAAGATAGCAGATCGCAAGACTAATAATCCACAACGACACTCTAATGAAAGACAATGCGCTAATCAAATTCAAATCCGTAATGAAAACCAAACCGGGGAGGTAAACCAAGTCAATAGTGGCCAGGTAGGAAATGGTCTGGAAGGCGATCTTCGACGTAAACCTATTCCAGCGGCCACGCGTAAAACATTGCTAAGCAAAAATTCATGCTGCCAATTTGTTGATAAAAAGACGGGAAGAAAGTGCACTTCCAAATGGCAGTTGGAAATCGACCATATCCGTCCCATCTGGGCGGGAGGATCTGATCATCCTGGAAATCTTCGGGTGCTTTGCAGTAACCACAATAAGTACCTCTATAAAACACAAACGAATATAAAGCGTTAA
- a CDS encoding PilZ domain-containing protein: MGGVQAATSTSQWYILRGEMKYGPYEYRSLITMIQNSELFDYNYVWAPHLENWTLLGDLQEFSKDRLCRLIETKDHIAGSFKDRKCPRVDLTTPVYAHNDHNFFDGHTLSVSENGALVLLNDPLLLPGQKILLHFRTSEVNPQSFNVLCEIIRKNYSKQRLNVKSGLHYAVRFLSVQDQGMAQLTKWTRGGVSKEETNGILKVHE; encoded by the coding sequence ATGGGTGGGGTACAAGCAGCAACAAGCACAAGTCAGTGGTATATACTTCGTGGGGAAATGAAATACGGTCCCTACGAGTATAGATCCCTGATCACGATGATCCAAAACAGTGAGCTCTTTGACTACAACTATGTGTGGGCTCCGCATTTGGAGAATTGGACATTGCTCGGTGATCTTCAGGAGTTTTCGAAAGACCGCCTTTGCCGTCTCATCGAAACTAAAGACCATATCGCAGGTTCATTCAAAGACAGAAAGTGCCCGCGCGTGGATCTTACGACTCCGGTGTATGCGCACAACGATCACAACTTTTTTGACGGCCACACGTTGAGTGTGAGTGAAAACGGAGCTCTCGTTCTTTTGAACGATCCCCTTCTTCTTCCCGGCCAAAAAATCTTATTACATTTTAGAACATCTGAGGTGAATCCTCAGTCTTTCAACGTTCTTTGCGAGATTATTCGTAAGAATTATTCGAAGCAAAGACTCAACGTAAAATCCGGTTTGCATTATGCTGTTCGTTTCCTCTCGGTGCAAGACCAGGGCATGGCTCAATTAACAAAATGGACACGCGGTGGCGTTTCCAAGGAGGAAACAAATGGCATTCTTAAAGTTCATGAATGA
- a CDS encoding biopolymer transporter ExbD gives MRRIRKIKVDHNSEFELDLAPLLAVMVKLVPVLLVSSAFVQMMVIESELPQVVNEAIQRQEQTPTPTNVAMEVDAEGIRIVITEKGQDKIETIPMKNGAFDLESLHQKLIAVKKAHPEVFKIELNPDGKIPYDQIVKIMDEARQAKDVNVKFPVFDTKQGKNVETNYMFPEVVFANMMEG, from the coding sequence ATGAGACGCATTCGTAAGATTAAAGTAGATCATAATAGTGAGTTCGAGTTGGACTTAGCTCCCCTGCTCGCCGTGATGGTGAAGCTGGTGCCGGTTCTTCTTGTATCATCTGCGTTTGTGCAAATGATGGTGATCGAATCCGAACTCCCTCAGGTTGTTAACGAAGCTATTCAACGTCAGGAACAAACTCCCACGCCTACGAATGTAGCAATGGAAGTTGATGCTGAAGGAATTCGCATCGTCATCACGGAAAAAGGCCAAGATAAAATCGAAACGATTCCGATGAAAAACGGCGCATTCGATCTTGAGTCATTACACCAAAAGTTGATCGCAGTTAAAAAAGCGCATCCTGAAGTTTTCAAAATTGAATTGAACCCCGACGGCAAAATCCCTTACGACCAGATCGTCAAAATTATGGATGAAGCCCGTCAGGCAAAAGACGTTAACGTCAAGTTTCCCGTTTTCGATACCAAGCAGGGTAAAAACGTGGAGACCAACTACATGTTTCCAGAAGTTGTCTTCGCCAACATGATGGAGGGCTAA
- a CDS encoding tetratricopeptide repeat protein: MMRTVILLLAFHLFSMYCFAAEQKGLLPEVRLKNGNEEENERKAFSSEIMITRSENKAIESLQVIIKKKKGSREEADLWYRLAELYMRRSKSGRFFDLHQDTKLMKLSPFPVPNEKGSEAVKRAIKIYTKIELDFPNFKQMDAVLFNNAFANQQVAQYKQSEQLYHKLLSRFPKSPLIADGTLAVGELLYDQGKFAEALEHFLKVEKFPNSRVYSYGMYKAAWAYYNLRDSENGIKKLVEVVKTNPPLQDGEVPTNRHNLRREALRDLTVFIGDSYPANKLYSFFEDITTEDELGQSMVDLAKLYESHSRHKEMNVFLEEYIEKRPSGPDVVKSHLFLVDANENMKKRDKVIEHLQMASDHCKKDATWRSLQKPEDAKVACEEEFRTASLDMARKWWEIWLKNKQNVAFSDLTQRLFKLILENDDSAKPDLKTRFAYGELLFQLEKYDEASTQYKMVGDKATEEPLRHDANYAALYSKEKSIEKGKDPLKEAERKELAANYLTKHPTGKFSTLVKFKLGHIAYEESNYAEAEKILQPLAQLKGADNADIKKKSEDLILDMLNIRKDYAGIKAFSKQVMTSTGDASRRKNMNKIMEEAHFTEIQEFAKGGDKDQASQKLIAFAKEHEDSKLSQDALWQALSLLYAEGKVYDAAELSMKFVQKYPDDKRNLDALKEAAKAYADVGQISKSAETLLKIADLDKKGRNTHLELAADIYLLEKKTKEARAAYNGILSAADNKTLSRIYGKLMDSYKNESRSSELEKLQNQILAKGIEPYTTEIMIDRAKALLDSGKTTAAFDLAMKANGRDVSAEIRAEARLIQARILEKELVAQSVKAREEKFAMVLAMKTEKLDKAHTAYFTTLKMSKDPYQQLEAMRGIDRCYGNFIESLETMPLPASLSAEDQTALRAEIAKLTTPIQEKKNENEAKLKVLAASKGQAATTERAFASIRVDQTVPPMVAYPSVEKMTAFLPSSANMDIGSVSRFETRTPKACNRSAVMSGQVTKSNAPEIAGNCYYSRQYDTVERLGLELAKQKDARALGLFYASLGAEAKGYSAKALWMIESALKNQPEASPFVYQKARLVYRDEGLNSAMPFFEKVLDMQMPSTEMKTFAGVKAFSEGDFTKAIEKLSSLSKEQLYTLNVGTLVSESYAQKGEVEKALSTIKDLLTIKKDNADFLLQQAHLFETYKQSPTLALDSYEKAFKASQQLDMRDWLGKKIQYLKTQNKVGQHVISGDL, from the coding sequence ATGATGCGCACAGTGATTCTGCTTCTGGCATTTCATCTCTTTTCAATGTACTGCTTCGCGGCTGAACAAAAAGGACTTCTGCCTGAAGTTCGTTTGAAAAACGGCAACGAAGAAGAAAACGAAAGAAAAGCTTTCAGCAGCGAGATTATGATTACACGCTCTGAAAACAAGGCTATTGAGTCACTGCAGGTAATCATCAAAAAGAAAAAAGGCTCTCGAGAAGAGGCCGACCTTTGGTATCGTCTTGCCGAACTTTACATGCGCCGTTCGAAATCAGGCCGCTTCTTTGACTTACACCAAGATACGAAACTTATGAAACTTTCACCGTTCCCAGTACCCAATGAAAAAGGTTCTGAAGCGGTGAAACGCGCTATTAAGATTTATACAAAAATTGAGCTCGACTTCCCGAACTTCAAACAAATGGATGCCGTGCTCTTCAACAACGCTTTTGCAAACCAGCAAGTTGCCCAGTACAAACAGTCGGAACAGCTTTATCATAAACTTCTGTCTCGCTTCCCTAAGTCACCTTTGATTGCCGACGGTACTTTGGCGGTGGGTGAGCTGCTTTATGATCAAGGTAAGTTTGCTGAAGCTTTGGAGCATTTCCTTAAAGTGGAAAAATTCCCAAACAGCCGTGTTTATTCCTACGGTATGTATAAAGCCGCTTGGGCTTACTACAATCTTCGCGATAGTGAAAACGGAATTAAAAAACTTGTCGAGGTTGTAAAAACAAATCCGCCTCTGCAAGACGGTGAAGTGCCAACAAACCGCCACAACCTGCGTCGCGAAGCTTTGCGCGATTTGACGGTTTTTATCGGCGACTCCTACCCTGCTAACAAACTTTATTCTTTCTTTGAAGACATCACGACGGAAGATGAGCTGGGTCAGTCCATGGTTGACCTTGCAAAACTTTACGAATCACATAGCCGACACAAGGAAATGAATGTCTTTCTTGAAGAGTACATCGAAAAACGTCCTTCAGGTCCTGACGTTGTAAAGTCCCACTTGTTCCTTGTTGACGCCAACGAGAACATGAAGAAACGTGACAAAGTGATTGAGCACTTACAAATGGCTTCCGATCACTGTAAGAAAGACGCCACGTGGAGATCTTTGCAAAAGCCTGAAGATGCCAAAGTGGCTTGTGAAGAAGAGTTCCGTACCGCCAGTCTGGATATGGCCCGCAAGTGGTGGGAAATCTGGCTTAAGAACAAACAAAACGTTGCGTTCTCTGACTTAACGCAAAGACTTTTCAAATTGATTCTTGAAAATGACGACTCTGCAAAACCGGATCTTAAAACTCGTTTTGCTTACGGCGAGCTTCTTTTCCAATTGGAAAAATACGACGAAGCCAGCACGCAATATAAAATGGTCGGCGATAAAGCGACAGAAGAACCTCTGCGCCATGACGCCAACTATGCGGCTCTTTATTCCAAAGAGAAATCCATTGAAAAAGGCAAAGATCCTTTGAAAGAAGCTGAGCGCAAAGAATTGGCCGCCAATTATTTGACGAAGCATCCGACGGGCAAGTTCTCGACATTAGTGAAATTTAAACTGGGTCATATCGCTTACGAAGAAAGCAACTATGCGGAAGCAGAAAAAATTCTTCAACCATTGGCTCAGCTTAAAGGCGCAGATAACGCTGATATCAAGAAAAAGTCGGAAGACTTGATCTTGGATATGCTGAACATCCGTAAAGACTATGCGGGAATTAAAGCCTTCTCGAAACAAGTTATGACTTCTACAGGCGATGCAAGCCGTAGAAAGAACATGAACAAAATCATGGAAGAGGCGCATTTCACAGAGATTCAAGAGTTTGCTAAAGGCGGCGACAAAGATCAAGCATCGCAAAAACTTATCGCCTTCGCCAAAGAACATGAAGACTCAAAACTTTCTCAAGATGCTTTGTGGCAGGCCCTGAGCCTTCTGTATGCGGAAGGCAAAGTTTATGACGCCGCGGAACTATCGATGAAGTTCGTGCAAAAATATCCAGATGATAAGCGCAACCTTGACGCCTTGAAAGAGGCCGCTAAGGCTTATGCGGACGTCGGTCAAATTTCTAAATCCGCTGAGACTCTTTTGAAAATCGCGGATCTGGATAAAAAAGGCCGTAACACGCACCTTGAATTGGCAGCGGACATCTATCTTTTGGAAAAGAAAACAAAAGAGGCCCGTGCCGCTTACAATGGCATCTTGAGCGCGGCTGACAATAAAACATTGTCGCGAATCTATGGCAAACTTATGGATTCCTACAAAAACGAATCCCGCTCAAGCGAGCTTGAGAAGTTGCAAAATCAAATCTTGGCGAAAGGTATTGAGCCTTATACGACAGAGATTATGATTGACCGCGCGAAAGCGCTTTTGGATTCCGGCAAAACAACGGCCGCATTTGATTTGGCAATGAAAGCGAACGGCCGCGACGTTTCCGCGGAAATCCGTGCAGAAGCCCGTTTGATCCAGGCGCGCATTCTTGAAAAAGAACTTGTCGCACAAAGCGTAAAAGCCCGTGAAGAAAAATTCGCGATGGTTTTGGCAATGAAAACGGAAAAACTGGATAAAGCTCACACGGCTTACTTCACAACGTTGAAAATGAGCAAAGACCCTTATCAACAGTTGGAAGCTATGCGCGGTATTGACCGTTGTTACGGAAACTTTATCGAGAGCTTGGAAACAATGCCCCTCCCCGCTTCTTTGAGCGCGGAAGATCAAACAGCTTTGCGTGCCGAGATCGCCAAACTGACAACTCCGATTCAAGAGAAGAAGAACGAGAATGAGGCGAAACTTAAAGTCTTGGCGGCTTCCAAAGGTCAAGCGGCGACGACAGAGCGTGCGTTTGCTTCCATCCGCGTGGATCAAACGGTTCCGCCAATGGTGGCTTATCCTTCTGTAGAAAAGATGACAGCGTTCTTGCCTTCATCCGCAAATATGGACATCGGCAGCGTGTCTCGCTTTGAGACGCGAACTCCAAAAGCTTGTAACAGATCTGCGGTGATGAGCGGACAAGTCACAAAATCGAACGCTCCGGAAATTGCGGGAAATTGTTATTATTCTCGACAGTACGATACGGTGGAAAGATTGGGCCTTGAGCTTGCAAAACAGAAAGACGCGCGTGCCTTGGGTCTTTTCTATGCCAGCCTTGGTGCGGAAGCCAAAGGCTATTCGGCGAAAGCGTTGTGGATGATTGAATCCGCTTTGAAGAACCAGCCAGAAGCTTCTCCGTTCGTGTACCAAAAAGCGCGTCTCGTTTATAGAGACGAAGGCTTGAATTCCGCAATGCCGTTTTTCGAAAAAGTTTTAGACATGCAAATGCCTTCAACAGAAATGAAAACTTTCGCGGGAGTGAAGGCTTTCTCAGAGGGAGATTTTACGAAAGCAATTGAAAAATTGTCTTCTCTCTCTAAAGAACAGTTGTATACTTTGAATGTGGGAACTCTTGTGAGCGAGTCATATGCTCAGAAGGGTGAAGTCGAAAAGGCATTGAGCACGATCAAAGATCTGCTTACCATCAAGAAGGACAACGCCGACTTCCTCTTACAACAAGCACACTTGTTTGAGACCTACAAGCAAAGCCCAACGCTCGCGTTGGACTCTTATGAAAAAGCGTTTAAAGCCAGTCAGCAATTGGATATGCGTGATTGGTTAGGTAAGAAAATACAGTATTTGAAAACACAAAACAAAGTCGGTCAGCACGTTATCTCGGGAGACTTGTAG
- a CDS encoding biopolymer transporter ExbD translates to MSRRRRFEPNLKKNSTFTLNITSMTDMFTIMLVFLLQTYSTSDVQIIPENGLRLPSSASMVNPTEAVKLSLSQEGLKIDETKIADVKNADFLPQDLEDKDTNFIKPLFAELDKLAKNSADKAHIKEGRILLQADKELPYATLRKVMYTASMAGFPQLKLVTMVGE, encoded by the coding sequence ATGTCACGCCGTCGTAGATTTGAGCCTAATCTTAAAAAGAACTCGACGTTCACCTTGAACATCACATCGATGACAGACATGTTCACCATCATGCTTGTGTTCTTGTTGCAAACGTATTCAACGTCCGACGTACAAATCATTCCTGAGAATGGCTTGCGTCTTCCGTCTTCTGCTTCCATGGTGAATCCTACAGAAGCAGTAAAGCTTTCTCTTTCGCAAGAGGGCTTGAAAATTGACGAGACAAAAATCGCGGATGTGAAGAACGCTGACTTTCTTCCCCAAGATCTAGAAGATAAAGATACAAACTTTATCAAACCGCTTTTCGCAGAATTAGATAAACTCGCGAAAAATTCTGCCGATAAAGCCCACATCAAGGAAGGCCGTATCCTTCTTCAAGCAGATAAGGAACTCCCTTACGCTACACTCCGCAAGGTTATGTATACGGCATCAATGGCAGGCTTTCCACAACTGAAACTTGTTACCATGGTTGGAGAATAA
- a CDS encoding AgmX/PglI C-terminal domain-containing protein, with product MLTLIVRQSLKNGTAKTWKLRSNNTTHTFGSSRLADVISIAPGTKGIQGLFEYRDDRWWYVNMDLNSSANGGISPALCLDSEKSVELEDCVLHFSPIEKETDLYLRLEKAGKEQRDSHKKFQLYIVKQAGKVVETKVLPLNKKFKPSMAVTPLTIACTPSEEWQRQTVGDLEISQRTVSIENAAALARLTASQLVDEDSKKGLFIVLGAAFFLVTVGIFAPKSQDLEVAAAPPKVAQKIIVKTELKPKRKKAESPKPQQVVVKEAAPAAGPKVEMPTNGSQSRVSKMMKSLAGGRISQLIGKVSAQAAKSGNVVFANGVKAGSGASGRALAAVGGMERSGRDWGSEGTGKGVVISTAGKGGGNSAAGMGGLAAGGTGNAGVGLIEEEGEITGGLDREVIAQYIKSKLGQILYCYERQLSANPDLFGKVAVRFTIGPSGSVEQQLIGDTTLKNATVEGCILNRVAAWKFPSPQGGTRVLVTYPFLFKSTN from the coding sequence ATGCTCACGTTGATTGTACGTCAGTCCTTGAAAAATGGGACTGCAAAAACCTGGAAGCTTCGTTCGAATAACACAACTCACACCTTCGGGTCTTCCCGTTTGGCGGATGTGATCTCTATCGCTCCCGGCACAAAAGGTATTCAAGGTCTTTTTGAGTACCGTGATGACCGCTGGTGGTATGTCAACATGGATCTCAATTCCAGCGCGAACGGCGGCATTTCTCCGGCGCTCTGCCTGGATTCGGAAAAATCCGTGGAGCTTGAAGACTGCGTTCTGCACTTCTCCCCTATCGAAAAGGAAACGGATCTTTATCTGCGCCTGGAAAAAGCCGGTAAAGAGCAACGGGATTCGCACAAGAAATTCCAGCTCTATATCGTAAAACAAGCCGGTAAAGTGGTAGAGACGAAAGTTCTGCCTTTGAATAAAAAATTTAAACCTTCCATGGCCGTGACACCGCTGACAATTGCGTGCACGCCTTCAGAAGAGTGGCAACGTCAAACTGTCGGCGATCTTGAAATCAGCCAACGTACGGTTTCAATTGAAAACGCCGCAGCTCTGGCCCGCTTAACGGCCAGCCAATTGGTCGATGAAGATTCTAAAAAAGGTCTTTTCATCGTTCTTGGCGCGGCTTTCTTCTTGGTGACCGTCGGTATTTTCGCACCGAAGAGTCAGGACCTTGAAGTCGCGGCGGCTCCACCGAAAGTGGCGCAAAAAATTATTGTTAAAACAGAACTCAAACCAAAACGTAAAAAAGCAGAATCACCAAAACCACAACAAGTGGTTGTGAAAGAAGCGGCTCCTGCGGCAGGTCCAAAAGTGGAAATGCCTACCAACGGCAGCCAAAGCAGGGTTTCAAAAATGATGAAGTCCTTGGCTGGTGGCCGTATCTCTCAATTGATCGGAAAAGTTTCCGCACAAGCAGCTAAAAGCGGCAACGTTGTTTTTGCTAACGGTGTAAAGGCCGGTAGCGGAGCTTCGGGTCGTGCTCTTGCAGCTGTAGGTGGTATGGAACGTTCCGGTCGTGACTGGGGCAGCGAAGGAACTGGTAAAGGTGTTGTCATCTCCACTGCGGGTAAAGGTGGCGGTAACAGCGCTGCAGGAATGGGTGGTCTTGCTGCCGGTGGAACTGGTAATGCCGGTGTTGGTTTGATTGAGGAAGAAGGCGAAATCACAGGCGGCTTGGACCGTGAAGTGATCGCGCAATATATCAAATCAAAATTGGGACAAATCCTTTATTGCTACGAACGTCAACTCAGCGCCAATCCCGATCTTTTCGGTAAAGTCGCTGTAAGATTCACCATCGGGCCCTCGGGCTCCGTTGAACAACAACTAATTGGGGACACAACACTTAAGAACGCAACCGTTGAGGGATGTATATTGAATAGGGTTGCTGCATGGAAGTTTCCTTCTCCACAAGGGGGAACTCGCGTGCTCGTGACGTATCCATTCTTATTCAAAAGTACAAACTAA
- a CDS encoding outer membrane beta-barrel domain-containing protein, translating into MLKKTLLMFILAASQAFAQQGTETKPATEQRGSDKLDIKKLEQKYWAAKDDDFSVVQNRRYTKAERFYLNLAGGVPINDPFGTGTITSAQLGYFFNERWGVDINYTNADMKDNDNTKQFIDENGTAPNYNFFKNSKMLSVTYVPLYAKMSFVDKAIIYFDMGIQIGVGTTDYIIKKEEGDENKSAMSYQIGINQQIFFSEHFAIRADFINKFTNEDRFKYSAIAPDRDLGSKMVNDTQLLLGITYWH; encoded by the coding sequence ATGTTGAAGAAAACACTTTTAATGTTCATCTTGGCTGCATCGCAAGCTTTTGCACAGCAAGGAACTGAGACTAAGCCGGCAACAGAGCAAAGAGGCAGCGACAAGTTGGACATCAAAAAACTAGAGCAAAAATATTGGGCCGCTAAAGACGATGACTTTAGCGTCGTACAAAATCGTCGTTACACAAAAGCGGAAAGATTCTATCTGAACCTGGCTGGTGGTGTACCCATCAATGACCCGTTCGGAACAGGCACGATCACATCAGCACAACTCGGTTATTTCTTTAATGAACGCTGGGGTGTGGATATTAACTACACGAACGCGGACATGAAAGATAACGATAATACCAAACAGTTTATCGACGAGAACGGAACCGCACCGAACTACAACTTCTTTAAAAACTCGAAGATGTTGTCGGTTACGTACGTTCCCCTTTACGCAAAAATGAGCTTCGTTGACAAAGCCATCATCTATTTCGATATGGGCATCCAAATCGGTGTTGGTACAACGGACTACATCATTAAAAAAGAGGAAGGCGACGAGAATAAGAGCGCGATGAGCTACCAAATCGGTATCAATCAGCAAATTTTCTTCTCGGAGCATTTTGCGATCCGCGCGGACTTCATCAATAAATTTACGAATGAAGACCGCTTCAAGTACAGCGCTATTGCACCAGATCGTGATCTTGGATCCAAGATGGTGAACGACACGCAACTTCTATTGGGGATCACATACTGGCATTAA
- a CDS encoding MotA/TolQ/ExbB proton channel family protein — translation MAFLKFMNDSGFVGWCILLVGIGSLVLVAERARALYKDYGMNVEEFMGKIQNLVLAKKLDEALLMCAQLEKKPLASAFKTILEKADRDDDTIFQAHDIALSENVPLYTKRLHYLSMLANVATLLGLLGTIHGLILSFQAVATADPAQKQALLAHGISVSMYTTALGLAVAIPAMVFFSFLTARQNQLIEQMSEKCSKLTELLTSAHIPNLTRQNVFPDHVTAPTAPPPGTKAS, via the coding sequence ATGGCATTCTTAAAGTTCATGAATGATTCCGGCTTTGTCGGTTGGTGCATTCTACTCGTGGGCATCGGCTCCCTAGTCCTAGTTGCCGAACGTGCTCGCGCTCTTTATAAAGATTACGGCATGAACGTCGAAGAGTTCATGGGCAAAATCCAAAACCTCGTTTTGGCAAAAAAGCTCGATGAAGCGCTTTTGATGTGCGCGCAACTTGAGAAAAAACCATTAGCTAGCGCCTTCAAAACGATTCTTGAGAAAGCGGATCGTGACGATGATACGATCTTCCAAGCTCATGACATTGCTTTGAGTGAGAACGTGCCTCTTTATACAAAACGTCTGCACTATCTTTCGATGCTTGCCAACGTTGCAACTTTGCTTGGTCTTCTTGGTACAATCCACGGTCTTATCTTGTCGTTCCAAGCGGTAGCGACAGCGGACCCTGCTCAAAAGCAAGCCTTGCTCGCGCACGGTATCTCGGTTTCGATGTATACGACGGCGTTGGGTCTTGCAGTGGCGATTCCAGCAATGGTGTTCTTCTCTTTCTTGACGGCTCGTCAAAACCAATTGATCGAGCAGATGTCAGAGAAGTGCTCTAAATTAACAGAGCTTCTTACAAGTGCTCACATCCCGAACCTGACTCGCCAAAACGTGTTCCCAGATCACGTGACAGCGCCAACGGCTCCTCCTCCAGGTACAAAAGCTTCCTAA